In Treponema primitia ZAS-2, a genomic segment contains:
- a CDS encoding MATE family efflux transporter, which yields MVKIENNLSKGNVLTKLVLFALPFLASNLVQSFYNVADMLIVGNFSGTASMSGVNIGGQITFILTNVVIGLCMGATVLIGQYVGAGNRVGLERVTATIITMLIGTALAITVVMLFFKGPVLRLIRTPAESFAESDRYLTVTLIGAVFIFGYNALSAILRGMGNSKQPFYFVSIACVTNVVLDLVFVAAFHWDAFGAALATVISQALSMFLCIIYMVRNNFQFDFKLRSFKIYKDQLALIFKIGLPTCLQNAVTSLSFLFLTAIVNIVGGVTASAAVGAVGKFNSFAFMPTMAMSASISAMTAQNIGAGKMERAIQTCKIGTIFSVCVTWTFFVLVQLFPSVILNAFGSDPEMIQDGISYLRIFSFDFLFIPFIFCINGFLIGGGHTIFTLFSSMLSAILLRVPVCYIFGVVIGWGLQGVALGGPAAAVGALVVTIIYLATGKWRKIVIRAGRPVAEES from the coding sequence ATGGTCAAAATTGAAAACAATCTATCCAAGGGAAACGTGCTTACCAAACTGGTACTTTTTGCGCTTCCTTTTTTGGCGTCCAACCTGGTCCAGTCCTTCTACAATGTGGCGGATATGCTCATCGTGGGGAATTTTAGCGGGACCGCAAGCATGTCCGGTGTTAATATCGGGGGACAGATAACCTTTATTTTGACCAATGTGGTTATCGGGCTCTGTATGGGGGCCACGGTGCTTATCGGCCAGTATGTGGGGGCCGGGAACCGGGTCGGCCTGGAGCGGGTTACTGCCACCATCATCACCATGCTCATCGGGACCGCCCTGGCGATCACCGTGGTGATGCTGTTTTTTAAGGGACCGGTGCTGCGGCTCATCCGGACTCCGGCGGAATCATTTGCTGAAAGCGACCGGTACCTTACGGTGACTCTTATCGGGGCTGTATTCATCTTCGGGTACAATGCCTTGAGCGCCATACTCCGGGGCATGGGCAATTCCAAACAACCCTTCTATTTTGTGTCCATTGCCTGCGTTACCAATGTGGTTTTGGACTTGGTTTTTGTGGCGGCTTTTCATTGGGATGCCTTTGGCGCTGCCCTGGCTACGGTGATCTCCCAAGCCCTGAGTATGTTCCTCTGTATCATTTATATGGTACGGAACAATTTTCAGTTTGACTTCAAGCTCCGGTCTTTTAAGATTTACAAGGATCAGTTGGCCCTGATTTTTAAGATAGGCCTGCCTACCTGCTTACAAAATGCGGTTACCAGCCTTTCCTTCCTGTTTCTTACAGCAATAGTGAATATAGTGGGCGGGGTCACCGCTTCTGCGGCGGTGGGAGCGGTGGGCAAATTCAACAGCTTTGCCTTTATGCCCACCATGGCCATGAGCGCCTCGATTTCTGCCATGACCGCCCAGAATATCGGGGCCGGCAAAATGGAAAGGGCAATTCAGACCTGCAAGATCGGGACAATTTTTTCGGTCTGTGTTACCTGGACCTTTTTTGTTCTGGTTCAATTATTCCCCTCAGTCATCCTGAACGCCTTTGGCAGCGATCCGGAGATGATCCAGGACGGGATTAGCTACCTCCGCATCTTTAGCTTTGATTTTCTGTTTATCCCCTTTATTTTTTGCATTAATGGGTTTCTTATTGGCGGCGGCCATACCATATTTACTCTGTTCAGCAGTATGCTTTCAGCGATACTGCTCCGGGTGCCTGTTTGCTACATCTTTGGTGTGGTCATCGGCTGGGGTCTTCAGGGTGTCGCCCTGGGCGGTCCTGCCGCCGCCGTTGGAGCTTTGGTTGTAACGATCATCTACCTGGCAACCGGCAAGTGGAGAAAAATTGTGATCAGAGCCGGTAGGCCGGTTGCTGAGGAAAGCTGA
- the lptB gene encoding LPS export ABC transporter ATP-binding protein, which produces MDELDSNTITNHILTVTNLHKRFGAKEVVRGVDFTMKNGEVAGLLGPNGAGKTTIFYMIVGFYKPSMGTVALNGDDITLKPMFRRARMGVAYLPQEASIFRKLTVEQNIRAILESRRDIDKAAQKDRLEALLDEFGIGRIRTQYGYTLSGGERRRTEIARALATEPKFLLLDEPFAGIDPIAVYEIKQIIRRLAEKGIGILITDHNVRDTLEITTEAFIIADGTIVAQGDRDLILANEMVREVYLGSEFRM; this is translated from the coding sequence GTGGACGAGCTTGACTCCAACACCATAACAAACCACATTTTAACGGTAACGAACCTTCACAAGCGTTTCGGCGCCAAGGAGGTGGTCCGAGGCGTTGATTTTACCATGAAGAACGGAGAAGTGGCGGGGCTCCTGGGCCCCAATGGCGCGGGGAAAACAACGATATTCTACATGATTGTGGGCTTCTACAAACCCAGCATGGGAACAGTGGCCCTGAACGGGGATGATATCACATTAAAACCCATGTTTCGCCGGGCCCGGATGGGAGTTGCTTACCTTCCCCAGGAAGCCTCGATTTTCCGCAAACTTACGGTGGAACAGAATATACGGGCTATCCTGGAAAGCCGCAGGGATATTGACAAAGCAGCCCAAAAGGATCGCCTTGAAGCCCTGCTGGATGAATTCGGCATAGGCCGCATCCGCACCCAGTACGGCTACACCCTCTCAGGGGGCGAACGGCGGCGTACCGAGATCGCCCGGGCCTTGGCCACGGAGCCGAAGTTCCTCCTGCTGGACGAACCCTTTGCGGGTATCGACCCCATCGCGGTTTATGAGATCAAGCAAATTATCCGCCGGCTGGCGGAAAAGGGCATAGGGATACTCATCACAGACCACAATGTCCGGGACACCCTGGAGATAACCACCGAAGCCTTCATCATCGCCGACGGCACCATAGTCGCCCAGGGAGACCGGGATCTGATCCTGGCAAACGAAATGGTGCGGGAAGTGTACCTGGGCAGCGAATTCAGGATGTGA